One region of Carya illinoinensis cultivar Pawnee chromosome 8, C.illinoinensisPawnee_v1, whole genome shotgun sequence genomic DNA includes:
- the LOC122319429 gene encoding molybdate transporter 1-like — protein MEAQNPNTPHLRGLQNPPETARKSSVSCFTAKIVDKVKTNLVFRSKWAELNGAMGDLGTFIPIVLALTLVDNLNLGTTLIFTGLYNIITGAIYGVPMPVQPMKSIAAVAISGTGFGVPEIMASGILTGGILFVLGFTGLMRLAYKIIPLSVVRGIQLAQGLSFALTAVKYIRKVQDFSKSKPKGDRPWLGLDGMVLAIVCACFIVIVSGAGNEQGEERDEEVNGTHDLGYEERPPRSKGGNFRRIIFSLPSAFMIFLLGVVLAFIRKPEVVNDIKFGPSSFEVVKISKHAWREGFIKGTIPQLPLSVLNSVIAVCKLSSDLFPGKDFSATSLSVTVGLMNIIGCWFGAMPSCHGAGGLAGQYKFGGRSGGCVALLGTAKLVLGLVLGSSLAKILNQFPVGVLGVLLLFAGIELAMASRDMNTKEESFVMLLCTAVSLVGSSAALGFMCGIVAHLILKLRNFNKDQPLSTGWMHAGNP, from the coding sequence ATGGAAGCCCAGAACCCTAATACCCCACATCTTCGTGGCCTCCAAAACCCACCTGAAACCGCTCGCAAATCTTCCGTGTCCTGTTTCACGGCTAAAATTGTAGACAAAGTGAAAACCAACCTGGTTTTCCGGTCGAAATGGGCTGAATTGAATGGGGCAATGGGGGACTTAGGCACGTTTATACCAATAGTGTTGGCCTTGACACTTGTGGATAACCTTAACCTGGGTACAACACTGATCTTTACCGGGCTATACAACATTATAACTGGGGCCATTTATGGCGTCCCCATGCCTGTGCAGCCCATGAAGTCCATCGCTGCCGTGGCCATCTCCGGGACCGGCTTTGGCGTCCCGGAAATCATGGCTTCCGGAATCTTGACCGGggggattttatttgttttgggtttcaCGGGGTTGATGCGGCTCGCGTATAAGATAATTCCTCTTTCTGTTGTTAGGGGAATTCAGCTGGCACAAGGCTTGTCATTTGCCCTGACCGCGGTGAAGTACATTAGAAAAGTTCAGGATTTTTCAAAGTCAAAGCCTAAGGGAGATAGGCCCTGGCTTGGATTGGATGGAATGGTCTTGGCCATTGTTTGTGCTTGTTTTATTGTCATTGTCAGCGGTGCGGGCAACGAACAAGGGGAGGAAAGAGATGAAGAAGTGAATGGTACTCATGATTTGGGTTATGAAGAGAGGCCCCCAAGATCAAAAGGAGGAAACTTTAGAAGAATTATCTTCTCACTTCCTTCAGCTTTTATGATATTTCTTTTGGGTGTTGTATTGGCTTTTATAAGAAAACCTGAAGTGGTGAACGACATCAAATTTGGACCATCTTCTTTTGAAGTGGTGAAAATATCGAAACATGCTTGGAGGGAAGGGTTCATCAAGGGAACAATTCCTCAGCTACCCTTGTCAGTATTAAATTCTGTGATAGCTGTGTGCAAGTTGTCATCTGATCTTTTTCCGGGAAAGGATTTCTCGGCCACGTCCCTTTCGGTGACTGTAGGATTAATGAATATTATAGGATGTTGGTTTGGAGCCATGCCGAGTTGCCATGGCGCGGGAGGGCTAGCAGGCCAGTACAAGTTTGGTGGCAGGAGTGGTGGGTGTGTGGCTCTACTTGGCACAGCTAAATTGGTCTTGGGTTTGGTATTAGGGAGTTCTTTGGCCAAGATTTTGAACCAATTTCCTGTTGGGGTCTTAGGAGTTCTGCTCCTGTTTGCTGGGATTGAGCTAGCCATGGCTTCAAGGGACATGAATACCAAGGAGGAATCCTTTGTGATGCTTCTTTGCACAGCCGTTTCTCTAGTTGGCTCGAGTGCAGCGCTCGGCTTCATGTGTGGGATTGTTGCGCATTTGATTTTAAAGCTACGAAATTTTAATAAGGATCAACCCCTTTCTACGGGATGGATGCATGCAGGAAACCCCTAG
- the LOC122317897 gene encoding probable ADP-ribosylation factor GTPase-activating protein AGD14 isoform X2 → MHQLQQFGTTICLHNFLDVYLHKLQWSAYSSREFTHRVKSVSIAKFSAEEVSALQAGGNGRARQIYFKSWDTRRQPYPDASNIQRLRDFIKGVYVDRKYTGEMSMDKQLPRLRLNEKKESYESTKVQAYRGGSRSSGYEDRSSPGQRSEDGSFKYHYDERRRLQYSQENSRYGGFRRNPVRLEIVDDRFRENEHGSRKSSKFPKNTDRSRSPVVRSLRDILGDGIPPLQIGKLSTAINGKDADGSPHTQNIESSSDQCSTDKSPEEHKHNISGSSIDLSTDSDPLDAETETIPQTPQMPHSDSVGDWASIQQPTKEKAFQVPSANTLESLIFELSVPPVVPASDMSEGPSNDDILSTSATGTTPTSVQQMPGLPISAGASTTTSTTHYTPEEPFDRGSPQAAPCDNIKISDKQKPFNIQQYHPTASPAADNSPIMQQNNTPLRASNDQLWISLSLPDGQGHVSAPAEQSSQAVSKSAQDTGSGAGSEPLSVETQSNGRKELPADLFTTTYTGVAAPVAGWQNGSPYGMGIGMQYYPNAMTVPAFPNSARPTNPFDLNDERTQVEAPPFPSMASLQGALPNVSAASPLLYTSSLSTQFSGAYIGTQAHNNNMPPSRSQGLSGIGSDGVFGSLNTAQQSTGKYSAWSSPNPFSSMGRNPFG, encoded by the exons ATGCATCAATTGCAACAGTTTG GGACCACAATATGTTTGCACAACTTTCTTGACGTTTATTTGCACAAACTGCAGTGGAGTGCA TATTCCAGTCGGGAATTCACTCATCGTGTAAAATCAGTATCGATTGCTAAATTCAGTGCTGAAGAAGTTAGTGCTCTTCAAGCAGGGGGAAATGGG CGAGCAAGGCAGATTTATTTCAAATCTTGGGATACTCGGCGTCAACCTTACCCTGATGCAAG TAATATTCAAAGACTTCGGGATTTTATTAAGGGTGTCTATGTGGATAGAAAATACACCGGAGAGATGAGTATGGACAAGCAGCTTCCTAGACTGAGATTG AATGAAAAGAAGGAATCTTATGAAAGCACAAAAGTTCAAGCATATCGTGGTGGGTCTAGAAGCTCTGGTTATGAGGACAGATCTAGTCCTGGTCAGAGAAGTGAGGATGGAAGTTTCAAATATCATTATGATGAAAGAAGACGTCTTCAATATTCCCAAGAAAATTCAAGATACGGAGGTTTCAGGAGAAACCCTGTCCGCTTAGAGATTGTTGATGACAGGTTTCGAGAAAATGAGCATGGATCCCGTAAGTCCTCAAAATTTCCAAAGAACACAGATAGGTCCCGTTCACCAGTGGTACGCTCTCTTAGAGATATTTTGGGAGACGGCATTCCTCCCCTACAGATAGGCAAACTTTCTACAGCAATTAACGGGAAGGATGCTGATGGTTCTCCCCATACTCAG AATATTGAGTCTTCCAGTGACCAGTGTTCCACTGATAAGAGCCCAGaagaacataaacacaatatttcAGGAAGCTCGATTGATTTAAGTACTGATTCCGATCCCCTTGATGCTGAAACTGAAACAATACCACAGACACCACAGATGCCTCACTCAGATAGTGTTGGCGACTGGGCCTCAATTCAACAGCCTACAAAGGAGAAGGCCTTTCAAGTTCCAAGCGCAAATACTTTGGAATCTTTAATATTTGAATTGTCAGTACCCCCAGTTGTACCCGCTAGTGACATGTCTGAAGGGCCTAGCAATGATGATATACTATCAACCTCAGCCACAGGCACCACCCCTACAAGTGTACAGCAGATGCCAGGATTACCCATTAGTGCTGGAGCTTCTACAACAACGTCAACTACACACTATACGCCAGAAGAACCTTTTGACAGAGGTTCTCCACAAGCTGCACCTTGTGACAATATTAAAATTTCTGACAAACAGAAACCATTCAACATCCAGCAATATCATCCTACCGCATCCCCAGCTGCAGATAACAGCCCTATCATGCAACAGAATAATACACCTCTTCGAGCTTCAAATGATCAG CTGTGGATTTCCTTGAGTCTCCCTGATGGACAGGGGCATGTGAGCGCTCCTGCTGAACAATCTTCTCAAGCTGtctcaaaatcagcacaagaCACCGGTTCTGGAGCTGGATCTGAGCCTCTTTCAGTGGAAACCCAGTCTAATGGAAGAAAGGAACTTCCTGCG GACCTTTTTACTACAACCTACACAGGAGTCGCAGCGCCTGTTGCAGGTTGGCAAAATGGTTCTCCTTATGGCATGGGAATTGGCATGCAGTATTATCCTAATGCAATG ACGGTTCCAGCATTTCCCAACTCAGCAAGACCAACAAACCCATTTGACCTTAATGATGAAAGAACTCAAGTAGAAGCCCCACCA TTTCCTTCCATGGCATCTTTGCAAGGTGCACTGCCAAATGTGTCAGCTGCTAGCCCCTTATTATATACTTCCAGCCTTAGTACCCAGTTTTCAG GTGCATACATAGGGACACAAgcacataataataatatgccACCATCCAG ATCGCAAGGACTCAGTGGGATTGGTAGTGATGGTGTCTTTGGATCCTTAAACACAGCTCAACAGTCAACTGGAAAATACTCGGCTTGGAGCAGTCCAAATCCTTTTTCTTCAATGGGAAGAAATCCTTTTGGATAA
- the LOC122317897 gene encoding probable ADP-ribosylation factor GTPase-activating protein AGD14 isoform X1, protein MANRMKEDERVERIIRGLLRLPENRRCINCNSLGPQYVCTTFLTFICTNCSGVHREFTHRVKSVSIAKFSAEEVSALQAGGNGRARQIYFKSWDTRRQPYPDASNIQRLRDFIKGVYVDRKYTGEMSMDKQLPRLRLNEKKESYESTKVQAYRGGSRSSGYEDRSSPGQRSEDGSFKYHYDERRRLQYSQENSRYGGFRRNPVRLEIVDDRFRENEHGSRKSSKFPKNTDRSRSPVVRSLRDILGDGIPPLQIGKLSTAINGKDADGSPHTQNIESSSDQCSTDKSPEEHKHNISGSSIDLSTDSDPLDAETETIPQTPQMPHSDSVGDWASIQQPTKEKAFQVPSANTLESLIFELSVPPVVPASDMSEGPSNDDILSTSATGTTPTSVQQMPGLPISAGASTTTSTTHYTPEEPFDRGSPQAAPCDNIKISDKQKPFNIQQYHPTASPAADNSPIMQQNNTPLRASNDQLWISLSLPDGQGHVSAPAEQSSQAVSKSAQDTGSGAGSEPLSVETQSNGRKELPADLFTTTYTGVAAPVAGWQNGSPYGMGIGMQYYPNAMTVPAFPNSARPTNPFDLNDERTQVEAPPFPSMASLQGALPNVSAASPLLYTSSLSTQFSGAYIGTQAHNNNMPPSRSQGLSGIGSDGVFGSLNTAQQSTGKYSAWSSPNPFSSMGRNPFG, encoded by the exons ATGGCAAATCGGATGAAGGAAGACGAGAGAGTTGAAAGAATTATCCGCGGCCTTTTGAGGCTTCCTGAGAATAGAAGATGCATCAATTGCAACAGTTTG GGACCACAATATGTTTGCACAACTTTCTTGACGTTTATTTGCACAAACTGCAGTGGAGTGCA TCGGGAATTCACTCATCGTGTAAAATCAGTATCGATTGCTAAATTCAGTGCTGAAGAAGTTAGTGCTCTTCAAGCAGGGGGAAATGGG CGAGCAAGGCAGATTTATTTCAAATCTTGGGATACTCGGCGTCAACCTTACCCTGATGCAAG TAATATTCAAAGACTTCGGGATTTTATTAAGGGTGTCTATGTGGATAGAAAATACACCGGAGAGATGAGTATGGACAAGCAGCTTCCTAGACTGAGATTG AATGAAAAGAAGGAATCTTATGAAAGCACAAAAGTTCAAGCATATCGTGGTGGGTCTAGAAGCTCTGGTTATGAGGACAGATCTAGTCCTGGTCAGAGAAGTGAGGATGGAAGTTTCAAATATCATTATGATGAAAGAAGACGTCTTCAATATTCCCAAGAAAATTCAAGATACGGAGGTTTCAGGAGAAACCCTGTCCGCTTAGAGATTGTTGATGACAGGTTTCGAGAAAATGAGCATGGATCCCGTAAGTCCTCAAAATTTCCAAAGAACACAGATAGGTCCCGTTCACCAGTGGTACGCTCTCTTAGAGATATTTTGGGAGACGGCATTCCTCCCCTACAGATAGGCAAACTTTCTACAGCAATTAACGGGAAGGATGCTGATGGTTCTCCCCATACTCAG AATATTGAGTCTTCCAGTGACCAGTGTTCCACTGATAAGAGCCCAGaagaacataaacacaatatttcAGGAAGCTCGATTGATTTAAGTACTGATTCCGATCCCCTTGATGCTGAAACTGAAACAATACCACAGACACCACAGATGCCTCACTCAGATAGTGTTGGCGACTGGGCCTCAATTCAACAGCCTACAAAGGAGAAGGCCTTTCAAGTTCCAAGCGCAAATACTTTGGAATCTTTAATATTTGAATTGTCAGTACCCCCAGTTGTACCCGCTAGTGACATGTCTGAAGGGCCTAGCAATGATGATATACTATCAACCTCAGCCACAGGCACCACCCCTACAAGTGTACAGCAGATGCCAGGATTACCCATTAGTGCTGGAGCTTCTACAACAACGTCAACTACACACTATACGCCAGAAGAACCTTTTGACAGAGGTTCTCCACAAGCTGCACCTTGTGACAATATTAAAATTTCTGACAAACAGAAACCATTCAACATCCAGCAATATCATCCTACCGCATCCCCAGCTGCAGATAACAGCCCTATCATGCAACAGAATAATACACCTCTTCGAGCTTCAAATGATCAG CTGTGGATTTCCTTGAGTCTCCCTGATGGACAGGGGCATGTGAGCGCTCCTGCTGAACAATCTTCTCAAGCTGtctcaaaatcagcacaagaCACCGGTTCTGGAGCTGGATCTGAGCCTCTTTCAGTGGAAACCCAGTCTAATGGAAGAAAGGAACTTCCTGCG GACCTTTTTACTACAACCTACACAGGAGTCGCAGCGCCTGTTGCAGGTTGGCAAAATGGTTCTCCTTATGGCATGGGAATTGGCATGCAGTATTATCCTAATGCAATG ACGGTTCCAGCATTTCCCAACTCAGCAAGACCAACAAACCCATTTGACCTTAATGATGAAAGAACTCAAGTAGAAGCCCCACCA TTTCCTTCCATGGCATCTTTGCAAGGTGCACTGCCAAATGTGTCAGCTGCTAGCCCCTTATTATATACTTCCAGCCTTAGTACCCAGTTTTCAG GTGCATACATAGGGACACAAgcacataataataatatgccACCATCCAG ATCGCAAGGACTCAGTGGGATTGGTAGTGATGGTGTCTTTGGATCCTTAAACACAGCTCAACAGTCAACTGGAAAATACTCGGCTTGGAGCAGTCCAAATCCTTTTTCTTCAATGGGAAGAAATCCTTTTGGATAA